The Paenibacillus sp. 481 DNA window CGGTGCAAGAGGTTGATCGTATTTTTCGATCGAAGACGAAGCTGACAGAAGTAGCTTCTCACACGGTTAATTATGGTTTCATTGTTGATCCGGAAACGAATGAGCGAGTTGAAGAGGTGCTTGTAACGGTTATGCGCGCTCCTCGCTCCTTTACAATGGAAGATGTCGTTGAAATTAGCGCTCACGGTGGCGTTATTTCGGTCCGTAAAGTCATGGATTTGCTATTGCAATTAAACATTCGTGTCGCTGAACCAGGTGAGTTTACGAAACGTGCATTCTTGAACGGACGAATCGATTTGTCACAGGCAGAAGCGGTCATGGATTTAATTCGTTCGAAGTCAGATCGCGCGTTTTCTGTGGCGATGAAGCAGGCACAGGGGCAGTTATCCACAAAAATTAAAGGATTGCGCCAAACGCTTATCGAAACACTTGCCCACATTGAGGTTAATATCGACTATCCGGAGCATGATGTGGAGTCGTTGACGGCTAATTTCATTCAAGAAAAATGTGGACAAGTACGAATTGAGATCGAAAAGCTGTTAAAGACGGCTTCGGAAGGCAAAATACTAAGGGAAGGCATCGTAACGGCTATCGTAGGGCGACCGAATGTAGGTAAGTCATCGCTGTTGAACGCACTTGCGCAAGAAAATAAGGCGATCGTTACCGATATTCCGGGTACGACACGCGATGTTATCGAGGAGTTTGTTACGATTAACGGCATTCCGTTACGATTGCTGGACACGGCTGGGATTCGTGAGACATCTGACGTTGTAGAGCGTATTGGAGTTGAGCGCTCGAAAAATGCATTGCAAGAGGCGGATTTGATTTTGTTCGTTGTTAATCATAATGAGCCGCTGCACGATGATGAGCGCGAGTGGATGGCGCAAATTGAAGGTAGACAAGTGATTGTAATTGTGAATAAAATGGACTTGCCTAAGCAGATTGAGGATGAGGAGCTTGTAGCAGCTTTCGGCAGCAAACAGATTGTTCATATGTCGGCGATGTTGCAGGAAGGTATCGATGCGTTGGAGCATTCGATATCGGAGCTATTTTTCAGTGGCGATCTTGAATCGGGCGATATGACATATGTAAGCAATGTTCGTCATATTGCACTGCTTAAAAAGACGATTTTGTCGCTTCATGATGCGATTTCTGCCTCGGAGCAGGGCATTCCAATTGATATGATTCAAATTGATGTTCGTTCAGCATGGGAACAGCTAGGAGAAATCATTGGTGATTCGATCGGTGATTCGCTAATTGATCAAATCTTCTCTCAGTTCTGTCTCGGCAAGTAACGACATAAGGATACAAAAGATACGGTTATAGAAGGTTAGGGGAGGTATACGTAATGCCATACGTGGCTGGACAATATGATGTTATCGTCATTGGAGCAGGTCATGCAGGTTGTGAGTCAGCTCTTGCTGCTGCGCGCATGGGCTGTAATACGCTGCTGTTGACGATTAATTTGGATATGGTGGCATTTATGCCATGTAACCCGTCTATCGGCGGACCAGCTAAAGGTCATGTCGTGCGTGAAATCGATGCGCTGGGCGGAGAGATGGGACGCAACATCGATAAGACGTTTATTCAAATGCGAATGCTGAATACAGGCAAGGGGCCTGCTGTACATGCTTTGCGTGCACAAGCAGACAAGTTCTTGTATCAGCAAACGATGAAGGAAACGATGGAGGCAACTCCGAATTTGACGATGCGTCAAGCGATGGTCGAAGAGCTTATTGTTGAAGACGGTATTTGCGTAGGTGTAGAGACGAAGACAGGCGCTCAGTATAAGGCGAAGGCTGTCGTTCTGACAACAGGTACGTATTTGCGCGGTAAAATTATTATGGGCGAACTGATTTACGAAAGCGGCCCGAACAACCAGCAGCCTTCGTTGAAGCTGTCTGAAAGCTTGCGTGAGCATGGCATGGAACTTGTACGCTTTAAGACAGGTACGCCACCGCGTGTGCACAAAGATACGATTGATTTTTCAAAAACAGAGATTCAGCCTGGAGATGACAAGCCGAAGTTCTTCTCGTTTGAAACGAAGGGATCGGACAATGATCAATTGCCTTGCTGGCTAACATACACGTCTGAGCAAACGCATGAGATTATTAACAACAATCTGGATCGTGCGCCAATGTTCTCAGGCATTATTGAAGGTACCGGCCCACGTTATTGCCCGTCTATTGAAGATAAAATTGTTCGTTTTGCAGATAAGCCCAAGCATCAAATCTTCTTAGAGCCAGAAGGTAAAAATACGGCAGAGTACTACGTACAGGGCCTATCAACAAGTATGCCTGAGGATGTGCAACTGCAAATATTGCGCTCCATTCCAGGGCTTGAAAAGGTAGAAATGATGCGTACAGGTTACGCCATTGAGTATGATGCAGTTGTACCGACTCAGTTGTGGCCGTCGCTTGAAACGAAAAAGATTCCTGGCCTATTTACGGCTGGTCAAATTAACGGAACTTCTGGATATGAAGAAGCTGCGGGTCAAGGTGTTATGGCGGGTATTAATGCCGCTCGCAAAGTACAAGGTAAGGATCCGGTCGTATTAGACCGTTCACAAGGCTATATTGGTGTGCTTATTGATGACTTGGTGACGAAAGGTACGTTAGAACCTTATCGTTTGTTGACATCCCGTGCGGAGTATCGCTTGTTGCTTCGTCACGACAACGCAGATATTCGTTTGACACCGATTGGTCATGAGATCGGCTTGATTCCAACGGAGCGCTATGAGACGTTTCAACGTAAAATTGCGCTGGTGGAGCAAGAGCTTGAGCGCTTGAAACAAGTGAAGGTAAGACCTTCACAAGAGGTGCAAACAATGTTGGCTGAAGCGGGTTCTGTACCGCTCGTCAATGGCTGCGACGCTGCTACATTGCTTCGTCGTCCTGAATTGAGCTACGCTAATTTGGAAAGCTTGTTCCCATCTGAGCTTGAGCTGGATGATGAAATGAAGGAACAGGTCGAAATCCAAGTGAAATATGCTGGTTATATCGAGAAGCAGATGTTGCAAGTAGAACGTCTGCAAAAGATGGAGAAAAAGCGTATTCCTGAAAGTATTGAATACCATGATGTGCATGGCCTTGCTATGGAAGCGAAGCAGAAGCTGTCAAAAATTCGCCCGCTCTCGATTGGGCAAGCGACGCGTATTTCAGGTGTAACACCAGCGGATATCTCCATACTGCTCGTATACTTGGAGCATTTTAACCGTGTGACGGCTGCGAAAATGTCGCAAACGGACGCAGGTTAACAGGAGAGCTATAAATAGTGATGATTACTTGCTGTTGTTCCAGTAGTTGATCACGATTATTACAAAATTCAAGCACGCTTATCGAATTTAGCAGCACGTTTATCGTGTACCGCTAAAGTAAATAGGCGTGCTTCCATTTAAGTTAGGGAGATACGGATGATGGATGTAGTGCAAGAGCAATTCGCCAAGTGGGTATCGGTGCACGGATGGACGGTTACAGATACTCAATGGGAACAATTTGATACGTATGTACGCGTATTAGCTGACTGGAACGAACGTATGAATTTAACGGGTATAACAGAGCGTGGGCCTGTGTACGAGAAGCATTTTTACGATTCATTGACTCTAGGAATTTACGTACCGATGGATAAGGTGCAAAAGATGGCTGATATCGGCTCCGGAGCAGGATTCCCGGGTATTCCGTTGAAAATTATGTTCCCACATATC harbors:
- the mnmE gene encoding tRNA uridine-5-carboxymethylaminomethyl(34) synthesis GTPase MnmE produces the protein MVYDTIAAVSTPLGEGGIAIIRVSGEGAVQEVDRIFRSKTKLTEVASHTVNYGFIVDPETNERVEEVLVTVMRAPRSFTMEDVVEISAHGGVISVRKVMDLLLQLNIRVAEPGEFTKRAFLNGRIDLSQAEAVMDLIRSKSDRAFSVAMKQAQGQLSTKIKGLRQTLIETLAHIEVNIDYPEHDVESLTANFIQEKCGQVRIEIEKLLKTASEGKILREGIVTAIVGRPNVGKSSLLNALAQENKAIVTDIPGTTRDVIEEFVTINGIPLRLLDTAGIRETSDVVERIGVERSKNALQEADLILFVVNHNEPLHDDEREWMAQIEGRQVIVIVNKMDLPKQIEDEELVAAFGSKQIVHMSAMLQEGIDALEHSISELFFSGDLESGDMTYVSNVRHIALLKKTILSLHDAISASEQGIPIDMIQIDVRSAWEQLGEIIGDSIGDSLIDQIFSQFCLGK
- the mnmG gene encoding tRNA uridine-5-carboxymethylaminomethyl(34) synthesis enzyme MnmG codes for the protein MPYVAGQYDVIVIGAGHAGCESALAAARMGCNTLLLTINLDMVAFMPCNPSIGGPAKGHVVREIDALGGEMGRNIDKTFIQMRMLNTGKGPAVHALRAQADKFLYQQTMKETMEATPNLTMRQAMVEELIVEDGICVGVETKTGAQYKAKAVVLTTGTYLRGKIIMGELIYESGPNNQQPSLKLSESLREHGMELVRFKTGTPPRVHKDTIDFSKTEIQPGDDKPKFFSFETKGSDNDQLPCWLTYTSEQTHEIINNNLDRAPMFSGIIEGTGPRYCPSIEDKIVRFADKPKHQIFLEPEGKNTAEYYVQGLSTSMPEDVQLQILRSIPGLEKVEMMRTGYAIEYDAVVPTQLWPSLETKKIPGLFTAGQINGTSGYEEAAGQGVMAGINAARKVQGKDPVVLDRSQGYIGVLIDDLVTKGTLEPYRLLTSRAEYRLLLRHDNADIRLTPIGHEIGLIPTERYETFQRKIALVEQELERLKQVKVRPSQEVQTMLAEAGSVPLVNGCDAATLLRRPELSYANLESLFPSELELDDEMKEQVEIQVKYAGYIEKQMLQVERLQKMEKKRIPESIEYHDVHGLAMEAKQKLSKIRPLSIGQATRISGVTPADISILLVYLEHFNRVTAAKMSQTDAG